Genomic DNA from Shewanella woodyi ATCC 51908:
GCTCTTTACATAGCGCTAAAAATTTGAAGTTTCCTATTTTATTTAGCTCTTTATAAACCATGGTAAAGGCGACAAGGAAACCAGCCATATCGGCAAAAACTGAAGCGAGTGCAGCACCTTTGACTCCCCAGCCTAAACCTAGAACGAATAGAACATCGAGCCCTATATTGGCTAAGTTAGCGACAATGAGTTGCCACATTGCGGCTCTAGGTTGTTGCCTGCCAAGTAACCAGCCCAAAAGAACCAGATTGAGCAGTGCAAATGGGGTTGACCAGATCCTGATACTGAAATACTCGCGGCAATAGCGTTCGACCTCAGCACTGGCATCTGTGAGTGATAATGCGCCATTGAGAATGGGGAGTTGCAGTACTACCGCAGTTACACCTAAAATAAGCGCTAAACTTCCCGCTTGAAGTAACAATTTGTATTGGGTTTGTGTGTCTCCCGCCCCAAAGGATTGCGCGACTAAGCCTGTTGTAGCCATCCTTAAAAAGCCTAGCATCCACAATATAAGTGTGATGATAGTTGAGCCAACAGCTACACCGCCTAGATAGTAGGCATTACTTAAATGACCCACTACAGCTGTGTCCACAAGCCCAAGTAAAGGGACTGTGATATTGGACAATATCATGGGCAGAGCGAGTGCCAATAACTGTTTGTTTTTCTGTCTGTTTAAGAGAAGTTCAACAGGGGTCATATTATCTCAGAGGTTCGATATTTTATGTTTAAAAGCATGCTAGTAATTCTGTCTGCAATGATCTGTTTTTCAGCGCAGGCAGCTGTGATTTTACAATATCACCATGTTTCAGCTTCAACACCCGCTATTACTAGTGTGACACCAGAACAGTTTCGTGAGCAGATGCAGTATTTAGCTGAAAATGATTTTATTGTTAAACCGCTTTCTCAGGTTGTAGATGCGATAAAGGCAGAGCAGGCGATTCCTGATAAAACTGTGGTAATAACCTTTGATGATGGCTATCGAAGTATCGCCAAAACAGCCCATCCTATTTTAAAGGAATATGGTTTTCCCTACACCTTATTTGTCT
This window encodes:
- a CDS encoding MATE family efflux transporter; the protein is MTPVELLLNRQKNKQLLALALPMILSNITVPLLGLVDTAVVGHLSNAYYLGGVAVGSTIITLILWMLGFLRMATTGLVAQSFGAGDTQTQYKLLLQAGSLALILGVTAVVLQLPILNGALSLTDASAEVERYCREYFSIRIWSTPFALLNLVLLGWLLGRQQPRAAMWQLIVANLANIGLDVLFVLGLGWGVKGAALASVFADMAGFLVAFTMVYKELNKIGNFKFLALCKELNISSYHKLLTLNADIFIRSLCLQLSFAFMTFQGAGLGDKTVAANAVLLNLLLLISYALDGIAYYAEAEVGRAYGQKNRKLMQESVTLAWLWSGISAVLFTLLFAFGGESIIRLLTSIEDVRLVASEFLFWVVLLPLLSFGSYLFDGVYIGAAKGKVMRNSMIISTFGIFFPVWFLLQDNGNHALWAAMSAFMLARSLTLTLHYRYRLSKVI